Proteins encoded by one window of bacterium:
- the rodA gene encoding rod shape-determining protein RodA codes for MKREGLKRIDWVIVATSVLLVIIGLLVLFSSGIKPAETTAEIDTTRQILYAAVGVAVALMLLRLDYRSLRSYVVPMYIVTLIALVAVEFVGKSALGAQRWINLGFFQFQPSEFSKLAFIVVLATYYSRVYGATKQLRYTLTSLFLLIPLLILVIGQPDLGTGLVFSVIWIAMTIGTLLPKRYLVFAGSIGVLALPIIYQFLAPYQKSRLQVLLNPQADRLGIGYNVVQSVIAVGSGGWFGRGLTAGSQSQLNFLPSQHTDFIFAVLAEKLGFVGAALTIILFCILITRIFLVGLQSNDRLGSFLCIGIGGMLLFHVLINIGMNMGIMPVTGIPLPFISAGGTSMLINCAAIGVVLSVSSRRTGVRHIKDAES; via the coding sequence ATGAAGAGGGAGGGGCTCAAGCGCATTGACTGGGTAATTGTCGCCACGAGCGTGCTCTTGGTGATTATTGGTTTATTGGTGCTATTCTCTTCTGGTATTAAGCCTGCAGAAACCACCGCCGAGATAGATACGACACGACAAATATTATATGCAGCCGTAGGTGTTGCTGTGGCTTTGATGCTCTTGCGGCTCGATTATCGTAGCTTGCGCAGCTACGTAGTGCCGATGTATATAGTTACGTTGATAGCTCTTGTTGCGGTTGAGTTTGTGGGTAAGTCGGCGCTAGGAGCTCAGCGTTGGATCAATTTAGGATTTTTTCAGTTTCAGCCATCTGAGTTTTCTAAGTTAGCCTTCATAGTCGTTCTCGCAACATATTACAGTCGCGTGTATGGCGCGACGAAACAATTGCGTTATACGCTTACTTCATTATTTCTGCTCATTCCGCTTCTTATTCTAGTGATTGGGCAGCCTGACTTGGGAACTGGACTTGTGTTTTCGGTTATTTGGATTGCTATGACCATAGGCACGTTATTGCCTAAGCGGTATCTCGTGTTCGCCGGAAGTATAGGTGTTTTAGCATTGCCGATTATTTATCAGTTTCTTGCACCCTATCAAAAGAGTCGCTTGCAGGTTTTGCTTAACCCCCAGGCTGATCGCCTTGGTATTGGCTACAATGTCGTGCAGTCAGTTATAGCAGTAGGTAGTGGTGGTTGGTTTGGGCGTGGGTTGACGGCAGGGAGCCAGAGTCAGTTAAACTTTTTGCCGTCACAGCACACTGATTTTATCTTCGCGGTACTTGCAGAAAAGCTCGGCTTTGTTGGCGCTGCGCTAACGATAATCCTATTCTGTATATTGATAACACGCATTTTTCTGGTCGGGCTACAAAGCAATGATCGGCTTGGTTCGTTCTTGTGTATCGGGATCGGCGGTATGCTACTGTTTCACGTTCTCATTAATATTGGTATGAATATGGGAATTATGCCTGTCACGGGCATACCTCTGCCATTCATCTCGGCGGGGGGAACGAGCATGCTCATTAATTGTGCGGCGATTGGAGTTGTTTTGAGCGTGTCCTCTCGTCGTACGGGGGTGCGCCACATCAAGGATGCGGAATCATGA